From Acidihalobacter aeolianus, a single genomic window includes:
- a CDS encoding protein-L-isoaspartate O-methyltransferase family protein: protein MTIALTAAETMDTVDYAHLRFIMVEQQIRPWDVLDQRVLEVVGRLPREEFVGESYCGLAYADVGVPLGHGEFMLEPKIVARALQALAPRGNEVALEIGTGSGYLTACLASLATQVDSVDIEADFKRAAQARLKAIGINNATLRVADAAHGWGLRERYDVIAVTASLPEAAQLAPFEQRLSVGGRLFVVVGTAPVMHAMLITRVDEASYTRVKLFETCIKPLRGLHKTQIFSL, encoded by the coding sequence ATGACGATCGCCCTTACCGCCGCCGAGACGATGGACACCGTGGACTACGCACACCTCCGCTTCATTATGGTCGAACAGCAGATCCGTCCCTGGGACGTTCTGGATCAGCGCGTGCTGGAGGTCGTCGGCCGGCTGCCCCGCGAGGAGTTCGTCGGCGAGTCCTACTGCGGCCTGGCCTATGCGGACGTCGGGGTGCCGCTCGGCCATGGCGAGTTCATGCTGGAGCCGAAAATCGTCGCCCGCGCGCTGCAGGCCCTGGCCCCGCGCGGCAACGAGGTGGCGCTGGAGATCGGCACCGGCAGCGGCTATCTGACCGCCTGTCTGGCCAGCCTCGCCACGCAGGTGGACAGCGTGGACATCGAGGCCGACTTCAAGCGCGCGGCACAGGCACGCCTCAAGGCCATAGGGATCAACAACGCCACCCTGCGCGTCGCCGACGCGGCCCACGGCTGGGGCCTGCGCGAACGCTACGACGTGATCGCGGTCACCGCCTCGCTGCCCGAAGCGGCCCAGCTCGCTCCGTTCGAGCAGCGCCTGTCGGTCGGCGGCCGGCTGTTCGTCGTGGTCGGCACGGCGCCGGTGATGCACGCCATGCTGATCACCCGCGTGGACGAGGCGAGCTATACCCGGGTCAAGCTGTTCGAGACCTGCATCAAGCCGCTGCGCGGCCTGCACAAGACCCAGATCTTCTCCCTCTGA
- a CDS encoding isochorismatase family protein: protein MSAAAPLCRAGDSRLLLIDIQERLLGAMPAADSERVLRCAGILARAAALLDVPAVLSEQYPRGLGPTHASLAEALADDIRPIEKTRFSCCDVPAYREALQADARRQTVIAGVEAHVCVLQTALELQTEGWEVFVVEDATCSRDPANAANALARLRQAGVVVSNTESVIFEWLGDAAHPQFKAISALIR from the coding sequence GTGAGCGCAGCCGCGCCGTTGTGCCGGGCCGGCGACAGTCGGCTGCTGCTGATCGATATCCAGGAACGCCTGCTCGGCGCGATGCCCGCGGCCGACAGCGAGCGGGTGCTGCGCTGCGCCGGCATCCTCGCCCGCGCGGCCGCGCTGCTCGACGTGCCCGCGGTGCTCAGCGAGCAATATCCTCGCGGCCTCGGGCCGACCCACGCCAGCCTCGCCGAAGCGCTCGCCGACGACATCCGCCCCATCGAGAAGACCCGGTTTTCCTGCTGCGACGTGCCCGCCTACCGCGAGGCCCTGCAGGCCGACGCGCGGCGTCAGACGGTGATCGCCGGCGTCGAGGCGCACGTGTGCGTGCTGCAGACCGCGCTGGAGCTGCAGACGGAGGGTTGGGAGGTGTTCGTGGTCGAGGACGCGACGTGCTCGCGCGATCCGGCCAACGCGGCCAACGCCCTCGCCCGGCTGCGCCAGGCGGGGGTGGTCGTGAGCAACACCGAATCGGTGATCTTCGAGTGGCTGGGCGATGCCGCCCACCCGCAGTTCAAGGCAATTTCCGCCCTGATCCGCTAG
- a CDS encoding glycosyltransferase family 4 protein translates to MRILHTEWSDGFGGQERRILAEMKGMRARGHDIWLATREGAQLRVAAETAGIPTLILPLRGAADLASAARLARELRRLRIDVVNTHSGVDSWVGGIAARWARSPVLLRTRHLNNPLRRGWTNFVHYLPDRIVACGEAVRARLVEECGFPAAQVVSIPTGIDFAGFRPARDRATVRAGLGFGEDDELLLMVGVLRGVKRHLLALDALQRLADARPRLQLILAGDGPMRDELGARADALGLSGRVHFLGHRDDVPDLLGAADALLLSSRSEGVPQAVTQALGLGLPVVATRVGGVPELIRDEDTGLLVPPEDAEAMAAALERVFADPDWARNLGERGRAHVHAHFSLDAMLDATERLCDDLLHHSARTAR, encoded by the coding sequence ATGCGCATCCTGCACACGGAATGGTCCGACGGCTTTGGCGGCCAGGAGCGGCGCATCCTTGCCGAGATGAAGGGCATGCGCGCGCGCGGCCACGACATCTGGCTGGCCACCCGAGAGGGCGCGCAACTGCGCGTCGCCGCCGAAACCGCCGGCATACCCACCCTGATCCTGCCGCTGCGCGGTGCCGCCGATCTCGCCAGCGCGGCGCGCCTCGCACGCGAGCTGCGCCGGCTGCGTATCGACGTGGTCAACACCCACAGCGGCGTCGACAGCTGGGTCGGCGGCATCGCCGCGCGCTGGGCGCGCAGCCCGGTGCTGCTGCGCACGCGCCATCTCAACAATCCGCTGCGCCGCGGCTGGACCAACTTCGTGCATTACCTGCCCGACCGCATCGTCGCCTGCGGCGAGGCGGTGCGCGCGCGCCTGGTGGAGGAGTGCGGCTTCCCCGCCGCACAGGTGGTGAGCATCCCCACCGGCATCGACTTCGCCGGTTTCCGCCCGGCCCGCGACCGCGCCACCGTGCGCGCCGGTCTGGGGTTCGGCGAGGACGACGAACTGCTGCTCATGGTCGGCGTGCTGCGCGGGGTCAAGCGCCACCTGCTGGCGCTCGATGCGCTGCAGCGACTGGCCGACGCGCGGCCGCGGCTGCAGCTGATCCTCGCCGGCGACGGACCGATGCGCGACGAACTGGGCGCGCGCGCCGACGCGCTGGGACTCAGCGGCCGCGTGCATTTCCTCGGACATCGCGACGACGTCCCCGACCTCTTGGGCGCCGCCGACGCCCTGCTGCTCAGCTCGCGCTCCGAAGGCGTGCCGCAGGCCGTGACCCAGGCGCTGGGACTCGGCCTGCCGGTGGTCGCCACCCGCGTCGGCGGCGTGCCCGAACTGATCCGCGACGAGGACACCGGTCTGCTGGTCCCGCCCGAGGACGCCGAGGCCATGGCTGCCGCCCTGGAGCGCGTGTTCGCCGACCCCGACTGGGCACGCAACCTCGGCGAGCGTGGACGCGCGCACGTGCACGCCCACTTCAGCCTCGACGCCATGCTCGATGCCACCGAGCGACTGTGCGACG
- the hldE gene encoding bifunctional D-glycero-beta-D-manno-heptose-7-phosphate kinase/D-glycero-beta-D-manno-heptose 1-phosphate adenylyltransferase HldE, whose translation MTIAVPAFDRARVLVVGDLMLDRYWHGETSRISPEAPVPVVHVGPAEERPGGAANVALNLAALGARPLLLGLTGDDEAADTLERLLTPAGVSCRFARLPTHPTVTKLRVLSRHQQLIRLDFERGFAPADAARIAHDLSDCLDEVDVVVLSDYGKGTLAASRELIALARSQGKAVVVDPKGSDFGRYRGASVITPNRKEFEAVVGRCADDAELVARGSALIERELLDALLVTRSEEGMTLLRRDEPPLDLPTQAREVFDVTGAGDTVVAVLAGALACGQPWPQATALANLAAGLVVGKLGTATVSVPELRRALFAHEENAFGAVTEARLLEAVAEARAHGERVVMTNGCFDILHAGHVDYLAQARRLGDRLIVAVNTDDSVRRLKGDARPVNALEHRMAVLAGLAAVDWVVPFDEDTPERLICAVGPDVLVKGGDYRPEDIAGYGCVTAAGGEVRTIDFRYDCSTSRIIDAILRARGEDA comes from the coding sequence ATGACCATCGCCGTTCCCGCCTTCGACCGTGCCCGCGTTCTCGTGGTGGGCGACCTGATGCTCGACCGCTATTGGCACGGCGAGACCTCGCGCATCTCGCCCGAGGCGCCGGTGCCGGTGGTGCATGTCGGTCCGGCCGAGGAACGCCCCGGCGGCGCGGCCAACGTGGCCCTCAACCTGGCCGCCCTGGGCGCCAGGCCGCTGCTGCTCGGCCTGACCGGCGACGACGAGGCCGCCGACACCCTGGAACGCCTGCTAACCCCCGCCGGCGTGTCCTGCCGCTTCGCGCGCCTGCCGACCCATCCGACGGTGACCAAGCTGCGCGTGCTCAGCCGTCACCAGCAGCTCATCCGCCTCGACTTCGAGCGGGGCTTCGCACCGGCCGACGCCGCGCGCATCGCGCACGATCTCTCCGATTGCCTGGACGAGGTCGATGTGGTGGTGCTTTCCGACTACGGCAAGGGCACGCTGGCGGCGAGCCGCGAACTCATCGCGCTGGCGCGCTCTCAGGGCAAGGCGGTGGTGGTCGATCCCAAGGGCAGCGACTTCGGACGCTACCGCGGCGCCTCGGTGATCACCCCCAACCGCAAGGAATTCGAGGCCGTGGTCGGCCGCTGTGCGGACGACGCCGAGCTCGTCGCGCGCGGCAGCGCATTGATCGAGCGCGAACTGCTCGACGCCCTCCTGGTCACGCGCAGCGAGGAAGGCATGACCCTGCTGCGTCGCGACGAGCCCCCGCTCGACCTGCCGACCCAGGCGCGCGAGGTATTCGACGTCACCGGCGCCGGCGACACCGTGGTCGCCGTGCTCGCCGGCGCGCTCGCCTGCGGGCAGCCCTGGCCGCAGGCCACCGCGCTCGCCAACCTCGCCGCCGGCCTCGTGGTCGGCAAGCTCGGCACCGCCACGGTCAGCGTGCCCGAACTGCGCCGCGCCCTGTTCGCCCACGAGGAGAACGCCTTCGGTGCGGTCACCGAGGCACGCCTGCTGGAGGCGGTCGCCGAGGCGCGCGCCCACGGCGAGCGCGTGGTGATGACCAACGGCTGCTTCGACATCCTGCACGCCGGCCACGTCGACTACCTCGCCCAGGCGCGCCGCCTCGGCGACCGCCTGATCGTGGCCGTGAACACCGACGACTCGGTGCGCCGCCTGAAGGGCGACGCGCGCCCGGTCAATGCCCTGGAGCACCGCATGGCCGTGCTCGCGGGCCTGGCCGCGGTCGACTGGGTGGTACCCTTCGACGAGGACACCCCCGAGCGCCTGATCTGCGCGGTCGGCCCCGACGTGCTGGTCAAGGGCGGCGACTACCGGCCCGAGGACATCGCCGGCTACGGCTGCGTCACCGCGGCCGGCGGCGAGGTCCGCACCATCGACTTCCGTTACGATTGTTCCACCAGCCGCATCATCGACGCCATCCTGCGCGCGCGCGGCGAAGACGCATAG
- the rfaQ gene encoding putative lipopolysaccharide heptosyltransferase III: MNVLVIKFRNIGDVLLTAPLVSALRAGGHRVSALVKAGTEAMLAGHPDLDELFVYPARRADESRGALLRRELAFFRSLRARRFDLAISTTEGDRGIIAARLSGARRRRAPFAAGGDKRWRRWLIDEPVTPLPGMRHTVLRNLDLGGAEVATGPVTVRLAVDEADRATVRALLAERGYDPARPLVHVHPTSRWFFKCWTDAGMAAVIDHLLGRLGVQVAVSCAPDARERERLDAILGRCTQQPIDLGGRLTLKQTAALSEMATVFFGVDTAPMHMAAAVGTPVVAIFGPSGAFDWGPWPNGHAAENPYPMRSGDRQAGPHRVIQQDWPCVPCGQDGCQGSKRSDCLEQLPAARVIPAIEAALGLTEAG, from the coding sequence ATGAACGTCCTGGTGATCAAGTTCCGCAACATCGGCGACGTGCTGCTCACCGCGCCGCTGGTCTCGGCCCTGCGTGCCGGCGGTCACCGCGTCAGTGCACTGGTCAAGGCCGGGACCGAGGCGATGCTCGCCGGCCATCCCGACCTCGACGAACTGTTCGTCTACCCGGCGCGCCGCGCCGATGAATCGCGCGGGGCGCTGCTGCGCCGCGAGCTGGCCTTCTTCCGCAGCCTGCGCGCGCGCCGCTTCGATCTGGCGATCAGCACCACCGAGGGCGACCGCGGCATCATCGCCGCCCGCCTGTCCGGCGCACGGCGCCGGCGCGCGCCCTTTGCCGCGGGCGGGGACAAGCGCTGGCGCCGCTGGTTGATCGACGAGCCCGTGACGCCGCTGCCCGGCATGCGCCACACCGTGCTGCGCAATCTGGACCTCGGCGGCGCCGAGGTGGCCACCGGACCGGTGACGGTTCGCCTCGCCGTGGACGAGGCCGACCGCGCGACCGTGCGCGCACTGCTCGCCGAGCGCGGTTACGATCCGGCGCGTCCGCTGGTGCACGTCCACCCGACCTCGCGCTGGTTCTTCAAGTGCTGGACCGACGCCGGCATGGCTGCGGTCATCGATCACCTGCTCGGCCGGCTCGGCGTGCAGGTGGCCGTGAGCTGCGCGCCGGATGCGCGCGAACGCGAACGCCTGGACGCGATCCTCGGGCGCTGCACGCAACAGCCGATCGACCTCGGCGGCCGCCTCACCCTCAAGCAGACCGCCGCACTCAGCGAAATGGCCACGGTATTCTTCGGCGTCGACACCGCGCCGATGCACATGGCGGCCGCCGTGGGCACCCCGGTGGTCGCGATCTTCGGCCCCTCCGGCGCCTTCGACTGGGGGCCCTGGCCCAACGGCCACGCCGCCGAGAACCCTTACCCGATGCGTTCCGGCGACCGGCAGGCCGGCCCGCATCGGGTCATCCAGCAGGACTGGCCCTGCGTGCCCTGCGGCCAGGACGGCTGCCAGGGCAGCAAGCGCAGCGACTGCCTGGAGCAGCTGCCCGCCGCGCGCGTTATTCCCGCGATCGAAGCCGCGCTCGGCCTCACGGAGGCCGGCTGA
- the rfaD gene encoding ADP-glyceromanno-heptose 6-epimerase, translating into MIIVTGGAGFIGSNIVQRLNARGETDILVVDDLTDGTKFVNLADLQIADYLDKDDFIARIRAGEDFGARAIFHEGACSATTEWDGRYMMENNYAYSKALLHYCLDRRVAYLYASSASVYGAGPDFTERLDCEQPLNVYGYSKFQFDQYVRRLLPGAHSQVVGFRYFNVYGPREQHKGSMASVAFHLNNQLLDGGRCRLFEGTDGYGDGEQRRDFVYVGDCADVNLWFLDHPSASGIFNLGTGRAQTFNDVANAVIAWHGKGELQYIPFPDHLKGRYQSYTQADIAALRQAGYDAPFKTVEEGVKAYLDQLNAQD; encoded by the coding sequence ATGATCATCGTCACCGGCGGCGCCGGCTTCATCGGCAGCAACATCGTGCAGCGGCTCAACGCCCGCGGCGAAACCGACATCCTGGTCGTCGACGACCTGACCGACGGCACCAAGTTCGTCAACCTCGCCGACCTGCAGATCGCCGACTACCTCGACAAGGACGACTTCATCGCGCGCATCCGTGCCGGCGAGGACTTCGGCGCCCGCGCCATCTTCCACGAAGGTGCCTGCTCGGCCACTACCGAGTGGGACGGCCGCTACATGATGGAAAACAACTACGCCTACTCCAAGGCGCTGCTGCACTACTGCCTCGACCGCCGCGTGGCCTACCTCTACGCCTCTTCCGCCTCGGTCTACGGTGCCGGCCCCGACTTCACCGAGCGCCTCGACTGCGAGCAGCCGCTGAACGTCTATGGCTACTCCAAGTTCCAGTTCGATCAGTACGTGCGCCGGCTGCTGCCCGGGGCGCACAGCCAGGTGGTCGGCTTCCGCTACTTCAACGTCTACGGCCCGCGCGAGCAGCACAAGGGCTCGATGGCCAGCGTCGCCTTCCATCTCAACAACCAGCTGCTCGACGGCGGCCGCTGCCGGCTGTTCGAGGGCACGGACGGCTACGGCGACGGCGAACAGCGCCGCGACTTCGTCTACGTCGGCGACTGCGCCGACGTGAACCTCTGGTTCCTCGACCATCCGTCGGCCTCCGGCATCTTCAACCTCGGCACCGGCCGCGCGCAGACCTTCAACGACGTCGCCAATGCGGTCATCGCCTGGCACGGCAAGGGCGAACTGCAGTACATCCCTTTTCCTGACCACCTCAAGGGGCGTTACCAGAGCTATACCCAGGCGGACATCGCGGCCCTGCGGCAGGCCGGCTACGACGCGCCCTTCAAGACCGTCGAGGAAGGCGTCAAGGCGTATCTGGACCAGCTCAACGCCCAGGACTGA
- the fabB gene encoding beta-ketoacyl-ACP synthase I, translated as MSTRRVVVTGMGVVSSIGNNCAEVLDALREGRSGIEYCAEYADLGFRSHIHGSIKLNPDELIDRKQRRFMGDGAAFNYIAMGEAVASSGLEESDISNPRTGLVMGSGGTSTANLLLATDTLREKGLRRVGPYMVTRTMSNTNAACLATPFKIKGVNYSISSACATSAHCIGNAAELIQMGKQDIVFAGGGEEVHWTMTLLFDAMGALSSKYNDTPQVASRPYDVARDGFVISGGGGVLVMEELEHAKARGANILAELVGYGATSDGYDMVAPSGEGAVRCMQQAMETVDGPIDYINAHGTSTPAGDLPELRAMSEAFKGEVPAVSSTKSITGHALGAAGVNEAIYSLLMMQHDFIAASANIAELDPAAEGIPIVRERRDGVRLNRVMSNSFGFGGTNATLVFQRYEG; from the coding sequence ATGTCTACACGTCGTGTCGTAGTTACCGGCATGGGAGTCGTGTCGAGCATCGGCAACAACTGCGCGGAGGTGCTCGACGCCCTGCGCGAAGGCCGCTCGGGCATCGAATACTGCGCCGAGTATGCGGATCTCGGCTTTCGTTCCCATATCCACGGTTCGATCAAGCTCAATCCCGACGAACTGATCGACCGCAAGCAGCGCCGCTTCATGGGCGACGGCGCCGCCTTCAACTACATCGCCATGGGCGAGGCCGTGGCCAGCTCCGGTCTGGAGGAGAGCGACATCTCCAATCCGCGCACCGGGCTGGTGATGGGCTCGGGCGGTACCTCGACCGCCAACCTGCTGCTCGCCACCGACACCCTGCGCGAGAAGGGGCTGCGCCGGGTGGGGCCGTACATGGTGACGCGCACCATGTCGAACACCAATGCGGCCTGTCTCGCCACGCCGTTCAAAATCAAGGGCGTGAACTACTCGATCAGCTCCGCCTGTGCCACCAGCGCGCACTGCATCGGTAATGCCGCCGAGCTGATCCAGATGGGCAAGCAGGACATCGTCTTCGCCGGCGGCGGCGAGGAAGTGCACTGGACCATGACCCTGCTGTTCGACGCCATGGGTGCCCTCTCCAGCAAGTACAACGACACTCCGCAAGTCGCCTCGCGACCCTACGATGTGGCGCGCGACGGCTTCGTGATCTCCGGCGGCGGCGGTGTGCTGGTGATGGAGGAACTGGAGCACGCCAAGGCGCGCGGCGCGAACATCCTCGCCGAACTGGTCGGCTACGGCGCCACCTCCGACGGCTACGACATGGTCGCGCCGTCGGGCGAGGGCGCGGTGCGCTGCATGCAGCAGGCAATGGAAACCGTCGACGGCCCGATCGACTACATCAACGCGCACGGCACCAGCACGCCGGCCGGCGACCTGCCCGAGCTGCGCGCGATGAGCGAGGCCTTCAAGGGCGAGGTGCCCGCGGTCAGCTCCACCAAGTCGATCACCGGCCATGCGCTGGGTGCGGCCGGGGTGAACGAGGCGATCTATTCGTTGCTGATGATGCAGCACGATTTCATCGCCGCGTCCGCCAACATCGCCGAACTGGACCCCGCGGCGGAGGGCATTCCCATCGTGCGCGAACGGCGCGACGGCGTGCGCCTGAACCGCGTAATGTCGAACAGCTTCGGCTTCGGCGGCACCAACGCCACCCTGGTGTTCCAGCGCTACGAGGGTTGA
- the fabA gene encoding 3-hydroxyacyl-[acyl-carrier-protein] dehydratase FabA, with translation MERQTSYNRETLLQCGHGELFGPGNAQLPLPPMLMFDRITQISETGGPHGKGQILAELDISPDLWFFGCHFEGDPVMPGCLGLDAMWQLVGFFLGWCGGPGRGRALGAGEVKFTGQVTPAHRLVSYEINIKRLVKRKLYMGVADAVMRVDGRDIYEAHDLRVGLFTSTEGF, from the coding sequence ATGGAGCGACAGACGAGTTACAACCGCGAAACCCTATTGCAATGCGGTCACGGCGAATTGTTCGGCCCCGGCAACGCGCAGCTGCCGCTGCCGCCGATGTTGATGTTCGACCGCATCACCCAGATCAGCGAAACCGGCGGTCCGCACGGCAAGGGTCAGATTCTCGCCGAGCTGGATATCTCGCCCGACCTGTGGTTCTTCGGCTGCCATTTCGAGGGCGACCCGGTGATGCCGGGCTGCCTGGGTCTGGATGCCATGTGGCAGCTGGTCGGTTTCTTCCTCGGCTGGTGCGGCGGTCCGGGCCGCGGCCGGGCCCTCGGCGCGGGCGAGGTCAAGTTCACCGGTCAGGTCACCCCGGCGCACCGGCTGGTGAGCTATGAAATCAACATCAAGCGCCTGGTCAAGCGCAAGCTCTACATGGGCGTGGCCGATGCGGTCATGCGCGTGGACGGGCGCGACATCTACGAAGCCCACGACCTGCGCGTCGGGCTGTTCACGTCGACCGAGGGGTTCTAG
- the waaA gene encoding lipid IV(A) 3-deoxy-D-manno-octulosonic acid transferase, with amino-acid sequence MRALYGIVLYALAPFVPLRLLWRARRNPAYRRRIGERFARFAPLPARPRLWVHAVSVGEVIAAAPLVRRLRQAYPEHAVLLTCTTPTGSAQIARLFGDTVEHVYLPYDLPHVVARFLDRARPHLALIMETELWPNLFAACAARGVPVMLANARLSERSARGYARLSALTRETLACIDVVAAQDEDSAARFRALGAPQVRTLGNLKYDLEIPPEAAQAGRALRKALGAARPVWIAASTHPGEPEAVLAAFAAVRKRFADAALILVPRHPERFEEAAGACLRAGYRLARRSLGETGDARTDVLLGDTLGELMSLYAAADVAFVGGSLVSTGGHNPLEPAALGLPVLTGPYRSNFAAVYEALVAEGAAEVVEDAGALGAAVADLLGDPTRRQEAGTAGHAVVQRNRGALARTLKAVGEILARTKERPANAR; translated from the coding sequence ATGCGCGCGCTGTACGGCATCGTCCTGTACGCGCTCGCCCCCTTCGTGCCGTTGCGCCTGCTCTGGCGCGCGCGGCGCAACCCCGCCTACCGCCGCCGTATCGGCGAGCGCTTCGCGCGTTTCGCACCGCTACCCGCACGGCCGCGGCTGTGGGTGCATGCGGTCTCGGTGGGCGAGGTCATCGCGGCGGCGCCGCTGGTGCGCCGGTTGCGGCAGGCCTACCCGGAACATGCCGTGCTGTTGACCTGCACCACGCCCACCGGCTCCGCGCAGATCGCGCGCCTGTTCGGCGATACGGTCGAGCACGTCTACCTGCCCTATGATCTGCCGCACGTGGTCGCGCGCTTTCTCGACCGCGCCCGCCCGCATCTCGCGCTGATCATGGAGACCGAGCTGTGGCCGAACCTGTTCGCGGCCTGCGCCGCGCGTGGCGTACCCGTGATGCTGGCCAACGCGCGCTTGTCGGAGCGTTCAGCGCGGGGTTATGCACGCCTGAGCGCGCTGACGCGGGAAACCCTGGCGTGCATCGACGTGGTTGCGGCGCAGGACGAAGACAGCGCCGCGCGCTTCCGTGCGCTGGGGGCACCGCAGGTGCGCACGCTCGGCAATCTCAAGTACGACCTGGAAATCCCGCCCGAGGCAGCGCAGGCCGGCCGCGCGCTGCGCAAGGCGCTGGGCGCGGCGCGGCCGGTGTGGATTGCCGCCAGCACCCATCCTGGCGAACCCGAGGCCGTGCTGGCCGCCTTCGCGGCGGTGCGCAAGCGCTTCGCCGACGCCGCACTGATCCTGGTGCCGCGGCACCCGGAACGCTTCGAGGAGGCCGCCGGAGCCTGCCTGCGGGCCGGCTATCGTCTCGCCCGGCGCAGCCTCGGCGAGACCGGCGATGCGCGGACCGACGTCCTGCTCGGCGATACCCTGGGCGAGCTGATGAGTCTGTACGCGGCGGCGGACGTTGCCTTCGTCGGCGGCAGCCTGGTGTCGACCGGCGGGCACAATCCGCTGGAACCGGCGGCGCTGGGCCTGCCGGTGCTGACCGGTCCCTATCGCAGCAACTTCGCGGCAGTGTACGAGGCGCTGGTCGCGGAGGGGGCTGCCGAGGTGGTCGAGGATGCCGGCGCGTTGGGTGCGGCCGTGGCCGATCTGCTGGGCGACCCGACGCGCCGGCAGGAGGCGGGAACGGCGGGTCATGCGGTGGTGCAGCGCAACCGCGGCGCGCTCGCCCGGACCCTCAAGGCGGTCGGCGAGATACTGGCCAGGACCAAGGAGCGGCCCGCAAACGCCCGCTAG
- the lpxL gene encoding LpxL/LpxP family Kdo(2)-lipid IV(A) lauroyl/palmitoleoyl acyltransferase, giving the protein MPDTPPAESSLLAPRHWPTWAALGVLRAITWLPFPAALAVGRTLGRIAYGLAPRRRRIARINIDLCFPERSEAERAELVRRHFASVGMGVIETAMSWWAPTEKIQRQVEWAGLEHFEAARAQGRGVMLVGAHFTDLEIAGQPLAARMDLHVMYRPHENPVIERAMSANRSRRYGKAIPRHDSRGLLRSLREGHVVWYASDQNYGHKGSVFAPFFGIPAATNTGTSRIARLTGAPVVPFFSARLPGSSRYLLEFLPVLEDFPSGDDAADATRINRLIEDFARRFPEQYLWVNRRFKDRPNDEPRFY; this is encoded by the coding sequence GTGCCCGACACCCCGCCCGCCGAATCCTCGCTGCTCGCACCGCGCCACTGGCCCACCTGGGCCGCGCTGGGCGTGCTGCGCGCGATCACCTGGCTGCCGTTTCCGGCAGCACTGGCCGTGGGACGCACCCTGGGACGCATCGCCTACGGGCTCGCCCCGCGCCGGCGGCGCATCGCGCGCATCAACATCGATCTGTGCTTTCCCGAACGCAGCGAGGCCGAGCGCGCGGAGCTGGTGCGCCGCCACTTCGCCTCGGTAGGCATGGGCGTGATCGAAACCGCGATGAGCTGGTGGGCGCCGACGGAGAAGATCCAGCGTCAGGTCGAATGGGCCGGGCTGGAGCACTTCGAGGCGGCGCGCGCGCAGGGCCGCGGCGTGATGCTGGTCGGCGCGCACTTCACCGATCTCGAGATCGCCGGACAGCCGCTGGCCGCACGCATGGACCTGCACGTGATGTACCGTCCGCACGAGAATCCGGTGATCGAGCGCGCGATGTCGGCCAACCGCTCGCGCCGCTACGGCAAGGCCATCCCGCGCCACGACTCCCGCGGCCTGCTGCGCAGCCTGCGCGAGGGGCACGTCGTGTGGTACGCCTCGGACCAGAACTACGGACACAAGGGCAGCGTGTTCGCGCCCTTCTTTGGCATACCGGCCGCGACCAACACCGGCACCTCGCGCATCGCCCGCCTGACTGGGGCGCCGGTGGTGCCCTTCTTCAGCGCCCGCCTGCCGGGCAGCTCGCGCTATCTGCTCGAATTCCTGCCGGTACTCGAGGACTTCCCCAGCGGCGACGACGCAGCCGACGCCACCCGCATCAACCGCCTGATCGAGGATTTCGCGCGCCGCTTCCCGGAGCAGTACCTGTGGGTCAACCGGCGCTTCAAGGACCGGCCCAACGACGAGCCGCGCTTCTACTGA